DNA from Elaeis guineensis isolate ETL-2024a chromosome 2, EG11, whole genome shotgun sequence:
AAGCACCTAGCTTGGATGAaaacaatatcatcaaaattagaaaTTATTAACAATATGAACAAAGAATAAGAGAAGATTAACATGCCAAATCACCTTCAAATAGTTATCATCAAATATCAGTACATCGATAAGAAATCAGAGATCTCAAAACCAAGAAATTATCCACAAACCATTTACCCAAACCCCCAAAATACCAACATTCATCGTTCTTTTAAATTAACTTACGACCCAAAAACACCAATAAATGAAAAACAAGAACCGAACAAAATCGCTGATTAACATGCAACAAGCTAATTGATGAACATTTATCAATTTAGCTAAGAATTCATGAAAAGAAGAAACAAGTCATAGAATTTATACTGAGAGGACAACGAAGGTCAATTAAAATCGCCAAAATCAAAAAACAAAATCTTTTGTAGGAAGCGTACtaattagggtttctttttcaagGAATCATCGGAAAACTAACAGCCCCATCAGAAAACGAACAAATTCCACCACAAGCAAACGATTCGAAGCACGAGGAAATCGAGACAGAAAAAGTCCCAAGATTAGGGCTCCAATTAAAACATACGTCCGAGCAAGAGGAAATCGAGAGAGAAAAACGAGTAGATGCATTGAATTCTTGCCGAGAATTAGGCGAGCGACGAACGAATAAGGGAAAGACCAAAAGAGGGATACGAACGTACTTGGAGAGATGGAGAGCTCTCCCTCCGAAGCCCACAAATCTCCGAGTCCTTGGAGCCAAGTCGAAAAATAACACGCACGCAACGTAATTGTCTGAAGATATAGATTATAAGCTCCGAACCCGCAGGGTCTTTACTCTTTTCCCTCCCCTAGGCCCACGAAGATTCTAGAATCCCAGCACGCGCGTTTAATAAAATTACACAGAACTCACGTGACAACAACTCGTCAGATATTACACGCTCGTTCTCGAGAAATAATTGCCTGGAGCACGCCCAGGTGGACCACtaaaatcccacggtggataacacgccacaatAATCTTTTTATGTCACGAATTTTTGATTGCACGTTATCTATCGTCCACATGCTCCGACATTTGTGCTGGTCTACCTAGCGTCGTCCAGACGATAATTTCTCCTAGTTCTCCGTCATGAAATCGGAGCATAAATATCAGGCTGCCACCTGGCATTTGTGACCCTTCTCGTTAAATAATTCGTCATTTGTAACGGGGAGCCCGGGGATTGCTCTTGAGACGACGCATGGTTAAAGTTGCGTGCGTTGAAAGCATATATGCGGACCGGACGATCTGCCGTTGCGTTGGCTCAAAGGAACCGTGATCTGACCCGCATAAAAATTCTGTGAAGACGATTGGAGCTAAGAGGAACCATCCAGTCGACGGTTGAGATCGGCGGATTCCGTGCTCCTCAGGCACGTTGGGGTGGGTGGCGTCAATGACTCCTCAGCTACCGACgccattttttttataaatccaaTCCTGACCTTCGTTCGAGCAAGGATCCTGCGAAGAGCTTTTCTCTGGGTTGCGGATTTTACCACAAAAAGGTATGATTTTTGTCTTCTTGTTATTCTCTAATCTCTAATTCTGACCGTTTCTATCCTCCTATCcatgatggtttttttttttttttgatgattctaATGCGAGAAACCTTTGTATCCGTACGGTTATGCTCTTTATGAATTTGAGAGGTTTTTAcagatattttttgagattttttggtTAGTTTTGGAATATTTTAATTCGAATTTATAAGAGAAATGGATCAATCTGATTAATTAGCAACCGTGAAGAGAGCAAATCTTGGTTTTTTTGATGCAAAGGAggcatttttgatgaaattcgatgatctgaaggagaagAAAGATCATGAATTCCTTTTTGCgcgtgtgcgtgcgtgcgtgcgtgcgtttGTGGTATGAGTGGCGGGCACACCCGGGGAACCGTGGAACTTACTTTTCTTGCATACGGAACACTGAAAATTAGGATAGCAAATTCGTTAATCTGGTTGACAGGATTATCGTCTACCTCTACTTGCtgtgtttctctctcttttttccctgGGAAAATGTTTGGTGGATTTTGGAGAGACAAGTATGTTGTATTTTTGATTGTTTAATCACAATGTCCTTTGTTTGTTCTTTCTTCTCTTAAAAAATAAGCGAGAGAGAGGAACTTGTTGTGTAGAAAACCCGGGGTTTGATTAGCTACTGCTGCTATTATGACAGACTTTTCCATGGATAGAACTTTGTTGCATTATGTCATTTCCAGGGAATCGTATCGATTGTCTTTTTCCTTTGTCAAGCCAGGAATCACAGTGATTATCATTCAGGTTTCATATTAAATAAACAAACAATTGTGTTGATCCTAGAGGATATATAGCCAAACTCTTTAAGCAAAAACTTgcctttattatttcttttaatttttccTTCCTGATATCTGCAGAACCTGGTTgcctttttgaatttttctagggaGATTTGCAATTGCCATGGGATCAGTTGACAAAGATGGCACCTTCTAATAGGATCACTTATTTCTGAAGTAAAACTACAAGCATTTGAATATATCTAATGATTAGCATATGTGGGTTGTTCTATCCAAATTGGGACTCTTTCATCAAAAATGGGTTCGTGTGGGTAAAATTGTGGGATTGGTTGctactctagattatttctccgGATCCTAAAAGTTGAAGAGCCATCAAAATGGAATACTGAGCAGTTCTTTTGTTTAAGGCAGCCATTCCTCCATAAGGAGAGTATTGGTGAACAATGACTCCGTTAAAATCATTGAATGTGCCAGGGCTTGAAACCCATCGTGAAAATTCAAGCTCAACATTCTTAATCAGGAATTTGCGTAACTAGGAGAGGGTATCTTTCATTTTGCACATGTCAATAGTTCTATACATTTTGTAGGTACACTGTCTAAGGAGGGCAAAGGGCTGATCTCACAGACTCTACAACTCTTTTCCTGTCTTAGCTTAAAATTATGTGATGCTATagttatcgattactttatataAAAAATTCCTGTAACATGCAATTTTGTTCTTGCGAGATATAATAGCTGTAGTTGGCAATTCAATGGCTGCAATTACTATGACGATATAGGAAAATTATTCAAATTGTATTGTTTGAGTTATGTCAGCACTGGTTTTGGAAATATATCTTATTAACTAGTTTACTAGCGGACCTTCTTTGTGCGGTTGAAATGTGGTGTGTGCTTCAATTGGAAGAACAGACAGGCACCCTAGTGCTCTAGAGATTTTGTTTTTTGGTGATGCTAATTTCATTGACTGTCAACTGACATTGATAACTTTTTTAAGTAAGAAAGCAAAAGATAACaactgagatataattttatgaatCTTGAGGTACTTTCAGGTGCCTAACAGCAATGGCAAACACATCGGCTGCAAAGAAGCTCATGCAAATTGATGTTAGCTCAGACACCGTGTGCCCATGGTGTTTTGTCGGTAAGAGCAACCTTGAAAAAGCTATGGATCTAGCAAAGGACCAATTTGATTTTGAGGTTGTCTTTTATCCTTTCAAATATGCATAGTTGAACTCTCATATTAACATAGATACTTCTTGCAATCTTCCAACGCTTGGCTATTCacaatttttttccttttgttccaATTGGCAGGTACGATGGCATCCATTTTTCCTTGACCCTTCTGCACCTAAAGAAGGTATAAAAAAGTCTGATCATCTAAAGCAGAAGTTTGGAGTTGACCAATATGAACATATTGTATCAAGGATTACAGAGGTCCTTTTCACATGCCTTGGATTGATATTCATCAGAAATACTTAAAAAGCAGGCCATTACATGTATTTTGTTGATTGAATTTTTCAGGTATTTCGGGGACTTGGCCTTGAATATGACACTTCCGGGCTAATGTAAGTCTACTGCATATTGGTTCAGTGTTTCACAAGTATTGACTACAGATTGATCTGTCCATTTTGCTATGCTTATATTTGCTGCAGGGGAAATACACTGGATAGTCACAGGCTCATAACATTTGCTGCACATCAGGGCTATGATAAGCAAAATGCTCTAGTTGGAgaattattcaacaattatttttgtCGGGGAAAGTATATTGGAGACCGGTAATTGTATACATGATTAATGTAGATATTTATGCAGTATGCCATACAGGGGAACCTGTTGTGTGGTTGCAAACTTTTTGTGTTTATAACATATTTGGGCTATTATAAATATATCATTGCAAGACAATGAAAATAAAATGCTGTGATGAGCCATGAGTAAGCTCGATGCTATTCAGACTTATGACAGATATTACTGCATTATTGTGTAGCTACTTAAGAGTATATAACAGTGTCAAACATACGCATGCTTATAGAAGAAACTACTCAGATTCAGTTGGACATTTATGAGCTATTATTCACAGTTATACTGAGCATGTCTCTTGAATGCTGTTACAAGAGTTAATATTGCATCTTTgtgtctctcttcctctcttctcattGATAATTTTCACTTGAAGTTGACTTTACTCTTACAATTGTGCCAAattgcttttcctttttcttcagcAACTTGTTAAGCATGAGATTTCTCCGTGATGCAAGTAACCACCGATCACTCTGTAACCCATTACATGTGCACCAGAAGAAGCACGTATATGTATCATGTATAAAATGATGGTT
Protein-coding regions in this window:
- the LOC105057218 gene encoding uncharacterized protein, which translates into the protein MANTSAAKKLMQIDVSSDTVCPWCFVGKSNLEKAMDLAKDQFDFEVRWHPFFLDPSAPKEGIKKSDHLKQKFGVDQYEHIVSRITEVFRGLGLEYDTSGLMGNTLDSHRLITFAAHQGYDKQNALVGELFNNYFCRGKYIGDREVLLDAARKVGIEGAAELLEDPRKGLEEVYEELEKYSSCIRGVPHFVINGKYKLSGGQPPEVFLRMFQAVANEM